The genomic region TGCAAACGGTAGTGATGCCCCTTGCAACCGGTAGTTGATATCATTCATTCTAAGTGCAAAATAACCATGACTCTGgctacagtttttttttttattgtggaAACACAACTTTCCAAGCAACGTCAGTTTGGAAAAAAATTCAATGTTGTGTGACCATGGAGagtcacgtgatcaaaatggaccagccaacattattattgtaaaataaaactataaaatatctttgataaaaagcaACCGTCATGAACAAATACATTGTAATTGTATTAagagattaaagaaaaaagaaacatcaagATACCAAAAAAATATCTTATGTCTTCTACCATTTTTACAAACCTTTGGGCACATTggttatttaattatatgtcCCCAAACTACATTTACATTACTAAAAGATACTGGGACGGGGActtaataaaacacacaccatTTTTTCTACTTTCCAGTCATTGGCGGGAATTGCTGATAATGAAAATCTAGTGGATGAGGGTTGACTGGTGTTTGAGAGTACTGATGATATCATTGATATCAGCATGGAGAGTGAAAAGGAGGCTGCaggtatatatatgtttttccaAGCAGTTATTGTGTAGTGGGTAATGTCAGGTGGACGAGGGTCAACTGCTGTATGAGAGCACTGATGATGTCATTGATGTCTGCATGGAGAGTTAGAATTAGGctgcatgtatatacatgtacttcctAAACAGTTATTGCGCAGTGAGTAGCTTCAGGTGGTCGAGGGTCGAGTGCTGTATGAGAGTTCTGATGATGTCATTGATCTCGGCATAAAAGCacaaataacacaacaacaTCATATCACAGACTAAATTACAATACCTGAAGCAGTCTCAAATTAAGAATTAAAGAGGTAAGCAACAGATCCAAAACAATGgaacatatcatttaaatatttaactatgGACCAGCATCAACATAAAGTACATTTGTACACctctaaatgttataaatttcaaatatcaacatctttgaattaaaataaaaatcaagtatattatttgttttaaagctgcactctcacagattgaacgttttgacatccgttttattttttgtcttggaacgagccaatttatgcgaaaatccatggaaaccagttatataagaccgCTCTTAAAACATTAGActgcagatatttatattaaaaaaagttgtaaatatggtatatctgtgagaatgcagctttaaatgtctACAATCAATGTTATACTCCTAGTTTGCAACAAAAGATAACACAACGTAAAGGCAAGATACTATTATTCGAAGATTTAATTAATGATGGTGAGGCAACCTTTATCCAAACAGCAATGCTAAATACATGTAGAATACCCACTGTGTATAATATGACTAGGGGATGTTTTCTTCAATGGGAAACAATCCTGTCAACTGTCCCtgctgaaaaatatatttgctataaatgtgattatatgTATTCTCAGACTAATATGTGGAGAAAAGTGTAGAATAAACAGTGCAACAGTGAACAACATATCAAATCTAGattaaatatgatgaaaatatatgtcttctgtttaaaatacatgtttttttggcGAATCACATGAAATACTTGACGACATTCCATAtacaacaataaatgttttatctacacacataaaaaatataattgcagCGAAAGGAGATTCACTTGAACATGTATTTCACACAGCAAGGATTTTCTATACATTTTCAGACacataaatacaattgtaattgATTTTAAACTAAAGCATGCTAACAAAAAACATCAGCAAAATGAGATCAAGAAATCAAGACATACAGAGATagtcaaacaaaatgcaataaatgaaacataaacatacttAATAAAGTATTCAATAAGACTATTTTAGTTAAGGATGTGTGTACTAAATAGAACAACTTCTTATATCGAGAAAATAAAAGATCCTAACAGCAAGTAAAACCACATTAAGTCATGGCATTCAAGATCACCATAATAGCATAGCTAATGTAAGTATCTAGTAAATACAATAGTCATGGtcacatttacaaaacatacatgtataccattgCTCAATACACATAAAGCCATTAAGTCTTTCGAAACTGTTTTAGCATTTCCTCCTAGCCTggtaaatatgtatcaaaatcaaaatctttGTATGAATACTGGCCCCTTTTATGTCAAGCAAAAAAACAGATTGGTTAAATAGTTTATTCCAAATTGACCAATGCCTACTAAAGTAAAATTTGTCTTACactattatttatgaaaagacagtaaatattattatatataaattcttTCTCTGATGTTAACAAATGAATATGTAGTTGTTGTATGCAGACTATTAAAGAGACTTTGAGACTGGTACACGTAACTGTAAACACTCTATTAAGCAGACACGTGTGTTCGCAAAGTTAAATGAGACATACACTGTACTTCTGGCTAATGTCAACAACAGGTTctacaatatttcaaaacaacagaaactacaataacaatataccccttttttatatctttcaaacatttcattgctaatttaaagaaaatatatgtccAATTTACTGAGAACATAAACACAGATTTATATCCACCagaaaaacaactatttataCTTAATGATATAATGTTAAGGTACATGAACCTTGCAAAATAACTCTGTTAAATTGTCAAACCAGTTCATCAATAATGCAGACAAATGCACCACTGGTCATCAATTTACTCGTATAATCATAGCATTTGCTGGTTCTTAAGGGGAACCAATCTACCCTAAATGTTGTTGTAGGTTCCCAGCTTATTCAGGTTTTTTCTTGGGTTCTGCTGGGTACTGGGAATTCAGGGGAACCGTATTTAGCAACATGACATGGCGCTGGTACTGTTTACTGGCACGGAACTGGATGTCTGTCCCATGAAGACGGTCCAGCACACCAAGCACTCCAAAATTTTGGTTGAATCtgaaaaacatacatgatatttttataatacaacaaTATGTAAAAAGTTAAGATTTGATAAGCTGATTCCCATATCTCAAACACCCAGTTAACCTAACATTTCTTATATTGCTTTCAAAGAACGTGGACATCCATACTTGGGTACAGACAAATAACTGTTAATTAAAGCACAGTACTAAAAGCAGCTACTTTGAAAGCTTATGTCTAGAAAATGTCTAATCATTTCTTATATGTTTTCTTCGGGGAAATATCATGTAATTTTCACTGCTCTTACAGATTTCGGTTCCAGAGTTGCTTTTTAAAAGTTAAGTTCATAGAACTGGGTTTAATTCGTTTCAAATGACTACATCAAAATTGCATTGAcatatgatgttgtttttctCGCAAATTTCCCAATTAAGATTTTTCTTGCCCTTAAGCATAAAGGAAACAGGAAAGTTTCGTTGCAAGATCAAAATATATAGTATGACTCATTAAAACACTGCTTTCTGTGATCAGttagtgaaataaattgcaGTTTCACACCTCTACTATActgatgttatgttttgttgCAATTTCCTTATATGGTAAAACAATACTATGATATGTATGATATGCTAAAATAAAACTTTGGCCTACTTGAGGTGGTGGTAATCGTGAGCCTCGGGTGAAGGCAGGAGAGGAAGGTGGTAGCCACAGTGAGAGATCGTCGTTGACAGGAATGCCAGGATGAACCACAGCCATGCAGTTGCTGTGAAAGTATAGAAATGAAACATTCGATCTAtgggaaataaaataacttcaaacaaaAGCATTATTTAACAGATATTAGTGCCAGAGTTATGTGCTTTGCTATGCATGCATGTACTGTCATTGGCAGCATGGGTACAATGTTACATTTGAGttacatttgaatatcttcaatgtttttttttaattactggTAAGATAAAGCTTTTGCTTGACAATGCAGAcgatgacaccaaggctatcagaccattttcttttttaaatacagacaatgtgacattttaatttgtgtatCACGTGTAACTGCTGGAGGGGTGGATATGATAGCTACAGTGGGGGATTGTGGTCAACAGCAACCGAAGGCTGAACAACAGTCACGCAGTTGCCAAGCAAGTATAGAAATTCAACTATTTGAGCTACACCATAGACATCCCCATTATACATCAGAATTTCGGACGTGACTTATAAAATGCACTTTGCACAATGTACCAAACATTGTCACAGACCACACAGACCATAACTCCCGATGTAAACAACAGCACCCAAGTCCTCATGCACACTTAGGTTTAGAGGTACAAttctaaaaatgttttgctCCATTATCTGATTTAATACATAgttataatttaacaaattcattttaatcagTCATATCGATAATTCAGTCATGTGTATATTTCTTCATTCAATGCTAGCATAAATAGATGATTTTGAACAACAACTAGTAATTCaactatttttatacaaataatcaAATGCCCGCAAGCATTGGTCTAGTCAATTGTTTACCGAGCTTTTTCACATTCTGGaactaatatatatttatatatgtgtaacAACATATCTTTAGCCATATATTAATGCAAGAATTGGAGCGTGTTCATCAAAACGTCTATTCGATGAGTGATCTTAAACAACATACCAAGATGTGAGGCCATGATGAGGGGCCCGAGGGTTGGCGGGAGAAAGCTGCTGATCACATGCTCCACTGGGTGGGTATACACGGCAACAATACTTATGGGGGCCGTCCACTCATGGTGGAGCTTGTGGATGTGCTTGTACAGTCGAGGGTGGTGAAGCAGCctggaaaaatattgttttatttagatcTGTTACACATTAGAAATTcacaatatgatttatattaaaatatagtgCAATCTCCTTTATGTTCAATCAGAATACTAGTGATTAAAATAACCAAAAACCTTCATTTGAAAGAggtctttaaatttaaaatttaaaattgattatatatCTGCAATATAAGATTCATTGCTGTATACCACAGACGTCTTATATCCTTTAACACTCTGTCTTACCTATGTGAGTAATAGAAGCAGAACTCTTCCACAAAGGAGAATATAAGAATCTCCAGCATGACCCAGGTGAACGTTGGCAGCTCCCCGCCTATTGTCGACGACCCTCCTCGTAACTGGAAGAGGTAGGATGCCACAAAAATAAACGGCACTCCCACAACGAGCATGTTGAACACCACCTGTCTGACTGCCTTCCACAGTTTCGGCATTTCCACCTggtaaattacaataaaaattcAATTACATAATTCAAACCTCAGTTATATCGATGACATGACTTTTGTACATcaaagtttcaatcaattttcagAATTGCATCTTTAACCAGTTGTTTTACTATTTGTTCAGTACTCTCTGCTTTAACCAAATTTCTTGGGACTGACTTAAGAATAAGTGCAAAtttatagaggataattgtttgtttcagtgaaaattccctatatattttattttagtgaGTACTTAAACCTAGGTTAACGAGTGGCTTTGTCACATTTGAAATACTTATGGACAAGGTTAAAAAGCGTTTTAATGAAATGGCCATAgccaaactatttttttctttgaaaaacagactagctaaaaataacattgtaaaattatatacttTAACATCCTCCTGTATTTTGTACTTGAGTAGACATGCTGGCACACCATAGACATCCAACAGCATAAAGAAACTGTTGCCAAGCCAAAACACTCCTTGTGTCACTACAAATGTTcctaaaatgaaaaagaaaatccaTTATAAATTGTAAAAGGGATTTGAACAGCTGGAAGAAATGCTTCTATTGCCGTTTTGGGTTTCATATTTGATTTACaagttcatttttattatttagggTTGAAGAAAGATGAGGACAGCGACAGAGAAGTGATGAGATTCAATATTCTCTCGATTCATTCCCCTATTCaatttcatgttatttaatCAAGACAATGGGCAGCACAAGCAGATGCTAATGCTTGTCTTTTTCCAGTCATCAGAGAGAATAACTTAACTTAattgaaagtaaattttaacagggcttccattaaacaTCAATGGCACCTTAGCATATTCACAACctatatcattataaatacgCTAGAGTGCCGAGGATGCCATTCAAGGAAGTTTGGATGTATATTACTCCTAAGAAATAAGATTTCTGATAAAACTTACAAAGgagaaagcttggaagttcaaagtAATGAATAAAATCTTAGACTTGAACTTCTATGTTTGAGAGAAAAACTTCTAAAGCTGATGACAAGGAAGCTCaaactttcactttcaaattcttaatgtaAGCCCCGaactgtaaaatataaaacagagttatgggtctttcTACATAAAGTAAAATTccggtcgttcgaacaagcggtcgttcgggAACCGGCAGTCCCTCGAGGCTGGAGCTTGGTCccaaacatttttccttcttttttcatataagtataCCAActctgcatcgaaacctaagtatgtcgaggagtcgagcaatataGTCTGTCCCAAGTGCATAAAtaatgcacaaaaccttatggctccctagaggtaataatttcacacttttattccaaaataaactAACAATAGCTAGGTGTTAAatttttcgcaagttgtaaaaattgcaattaaagttgaaaggcaatttgataaggtgtgaaaacccATTTATGCATGACCGATAGtagttgataagggcatttaAGAAGTTTATGAGGAGAAGTTAATTGTGGGAAAtctaaatgagtaataaaaatatgaataagcGCTACTATATCGAgccaacatcggaatctctgaaaagaattcctgcttgtcactttgcttttcaatatggcaattttgtaaaaaaataaacatttgtatttattcatttatcgatatatcttttacattttacatttagtatacttTCAatatacgacagcctttgaacatatgagcaaTTTCCACAAAGCAACACATATTCGGTGTCTTAAAACAGTCGGTTTGACggcttcaaacttaaaatacgaGAGAGAAAAACGTGTGCAtgattcaaaaacatttctgcgAAGATATGCTTGAGTAAGtgaacaatttatgaactggATCATAACTACCGATGAAACCTGACACTAAATGTGCTTAATGCGATATCCACGTTTTCTAGAGGTATGTATTCGAATGTTTATACACAGTGGATTATGCGCCATGAAAAGTGTGTCAGTGATGATGAGAAACACTTCGAAAAAAATGTGACGCTTTATGAGCGCAACGTGATTGAAGTCATTGGACATCGCCGGTTGGGTTCATGTCATGGATTGTAATTCAGtgaattttttatgttttgctcTGATAATTTTAGGAAATATAACGTATATGtgatatgtattgtatttaaagttTCTATGTTGTATGTGCAAcgatatataaattattaaaaaaagtccACGTGATTCTAGATCAACCCTCGTAcacttaaagatatttcataacaaactggaaaattgaaatttgggtcgttcgaaacatcggttccctcgaggttttggctcggtccccggcgtcctcgagcgatcgcagttttactgtatgtgTATTATCTCTGGCAATGgtgttatttaaatatcttgaaccCTTTTTTGGTTAAGGCTGATGCGAAGAGCTTTTAAATACCAACAAAGACACCTGGAAGGCATTACctggacatttttttcttccataAACAGAcaacttaatattattataaagttAATTATATATCTCAGAGAGTGAAATCATTCACAATTAGTTAAATCATTTATGACTCCATGAATAAATGATCCATTACCAATACAGCAGAACCAGAAGTCATTCTCCTTTCCCCAGTGTGTGTACATGTAATCCCAGCAGCTCTGCCAGAAACTTCCCGTGGCACCCCACAGACGATGGATTTGCCTGGAAATTGAAATACAGGTATAACAGgtatttttagttttacattCACCTAAACAAGTGTTTATTTTCTTGTACAACAGTCAATATTCAAACATTCTAAAAggaacacacatatatatttcaaatcaattggcaaaaaaaaacaacagtaggtgacaaaataaaataaaacgataaTTCTATTTAACATTTACCTGGTACTGTACCTACCAATGAAATGAATTTCGAGCAGCAGCAAATACCAGAAGGCATGAACCCATAATATACAGGGCTTTCTTCACAGAGTCCATTATTCGCCCCATCTTAGGGCCCTTGCTCTGGCTCTGGCTCACCTCTGCTGGCAACCCCAAAGCTTCTGATGTGTCTCTTAAGTCAGCCATTTTTGCTGTAATGAAGAAATTAAGATCAGATagaactgttttgtttatttgttgttttaaagtttatcttTATACTTTAATAATAACCCTTTAGTCATAAAAATGTTGGCACTTAatattagtttttatatataattatcatatttttaatcaaaacatcaattattattttcaaacatttattgaagttCAAAATGCAGCAGGTCATTTTCATGTTCACTACATGTCTTAGTTGATAATGATTGTCAAGTTGATATGTGTGCAAATAACAGTGATCAAAATCATTTGTTATTGCAGATTTTGAAATTACATACAATCATGTATGTCTAAGCTCCACTGGCTCCAATTTTTCTTACAAGCTTAAGCTATAATCTATAAAATGTGACCTGTTTCTCAGGTACTGAGTGACTGACTGCGcaaataagaaagaaaataataataataataataataataataataataataataataataataatatctttatttagagaagg from Mya arenaria isolate MELC-2E11 chromosome 3, ASM2691426v1 harbors:
- the LOC128228043 gene encoding fatty acid hydroxylase domain-containing protein 2-like gives rise to the protein MADLRDTSEALGLPAEVSQSQSKGPKMGRIMDSVKKALYIMGSCLLVFAAARNSFHWQIHRLWGATGSFWQSCWDYMYTHWGKENDFWFCCIGTFVVTQGVFWLGNSFFMLLDVYGVPACLLKYKIQEDVKVEMPKLWKAVRQVVFNMLVVGVPFIFVASYLFQLRGGSSTIGGELPTFTWVMLEILIFSFVEEFCFYYSHRLLHHPRLYKHIHKLHHEWTAPISIVAVYTHPVEHVISSFLPPTLGPLIMASHLATAWLWFILAFLSTTISHCGYHLPLLPSPEAHDYHHLKFNQNFGVLGVLDRLHGTDIQFRASKQYQRHVMLLNTVPLNSQYPAEPKKKPE